CCGAGCGTGGCTCCGAGAAGAACGCCGACGGCGAGCTCCTTGCCGAACGTGCTCGCCCATTCGGCCATCTTGACGTCCTGCGTCGCGAGCGCGCGCATCATGAGCGCGGCCGACTGGGACCCCGTATTCCCGCCGCTCGCGAGGAGGAGGGGGATGAACACCGCGAGCGCGATCGCCGCCTGAAGCGTCGATTCGTACGCGGCGATGACGCCGCTCGAAAGGATGCTGAGGACGACGAGCGCGATGAGCCAGACGACCCGGCGCCGGTAGAGGACCCAGACGCCCGCGCGCTTGTAGCTCATCTTCAGGGGCTCGATGGAGGCCGCCTTCTGGATGTCCTCCGTCGCCTCCTCCTCGGCAACGTCGAGGAGGTCGTCGGATGAAAGCACGCCCACGAGACGCCGATCCGCGCTCACGACCGGAAGCGCGCCGAAGTCGTATTGCGCGAGCGTCCGCGCGGCCTCCTCCTGATCGGCAATGGCGGGGACGGCGATGACGTTGGCCTGCATGAACTCCGAAACGGAGGCCGCGGGAGGAGCGAGGATGACGTCGCGCAGCGAGGTCACGCCCGCGAGGCGGCCGTGCCGGTCGACGACATACACGTCCTGCGCCACCTCGGCCTCCTTGCCGACCGCGCGGATGTGGTCGAGGATGCGCGCCGCCGTCCAGTGCTCCCGGACCGCGATGTAGGCGGTCGTCATGCGGCCGCCCGCGCTCGATTCCGGGTACGTGAGCAGCTCGCGCACTTTCGCGGTCTGCTCGTCGGAAAGGAGCCGGAGCACGTAGGAGGCCTGGCGGGGGTGGATGGAACCGACGAGGTCCACGAGCGCGTCGTCGCTCATCGCTTCGAGGACCGGCTTTGCGGTCGCCTCTCCGATCGCGACGAGGAGATCGTGCTGCTCGTCAATATCGAGGTGCTCGAGCGTCCCCGCGGCGAGGCCGGGGGGAAGGAGCGAGAGGAGCGCGGGCTGCCGGGTCTCCTCGAGGTCGCGGAGGACCTCCGCGACGTCGAAGGGCTGCAGCTCCTCGAAGACCTCCTCCGGTATGGGGCGCGGGGCGTCGATGAGCCCCAGGATGCGCGCGCGGAGGATGTCGTCCATCTCGTGCCCGGGAACCCGGCGGGCTCACTTAACGATGCCGAGACGCCGGCTCAGAGGCCCATGTCGTGGAGGCGCAGCTCCTTCCGCTTGCGCTCGAGGAACTTGTAGACCGTCGCGTGGCTCGCGCCCGCAAGGAGCATCTCGACCGCTTCGCGCGCGAGGGCGACCTCGGCGACGTCGCCGACGATGCCGACGGTCTTGCCGAAGATGCTCACCTGCACGCCGGTCGCCTCCTCGATCGAGCGGCGCGTCTTGCCGCCCGTGCCGATGATGCGCGCGCGGACGCGCTCGATGTCCTTGCGCGCCTTGCCGACGTGGTCGGTGATGTCGATGATCTCGAGATACGAATCGTCCTGGAACAGGCGGAAGGCGTGCTCGGGCGAGAAGCCGCGGCCGATCGCCTTCACGACGTCGCGGACCTTGAGCGAGAGGACGGGCTCGAAGGCCTTCTCGTCGTCGATCGTGATGTCGCCGCTTTCGGAGTCGACGCCAAGGTAACATCCGCTCCGGTCCTCGATCTCGCGCTTGACTTTCCCGTCCGGGCCGACGAGCGCGCCGACGCGGTTCTGGGGGATCTTGATGACGATGATCGTCACGTCAGTCGTCCTCCTCTTCTTCGTCGTCGTCCTTGACTTCGACGGGGTCGGGGCCGCGGAGGTCGGCCTTGACCGCGTCGGGCGAGAGCTTGAGCCCCTGCTTCGTGAAATATCGCGCGACGTTCTTCGCGTCGCGCTCGAGCAGCTCGCGCGCGAACGGGTGCCGGACGAGCACCGATTGCGCGACGTCGATGATGACGAGCTCGTCGCCGGCGGGGCAGCCGGTCCCCGCCTTGTGGTGGTGCAGGATGTTGAACTCCGAGAGGTCGCCGTGCACGAGGCCCGCGTCGCGATACATGCGGCGGTAGTTCGCGACGATCGCGTCGTACGCCTTCTGCGCGTCGTCGAAGGGACGGTCCTTCACGAGCGGCGCGGGCGTGCCCTCGGTCCCCACGAACTCCATGATGACGACGTTCGCGAGATGCGCCTGCGGAATCGGCGCGCGGACGCCGGCCTCGACGAGGCGTTGGAGATTCTTGTATTCCTTCTGCGCCCACACGTGCACGAGGTCGCGGTGTCCGCGCCCGATCTTGCCGAAGCGAGGGTCGCCCTCGATGTAGGGCATGAGGTTGTGGAACGTCGCGGTGTTCGTGCGGTAGATCTTGACCGCGACGCTCGAGCCGTCCGCCGCGGTCGCGTGGAAGACGTTGCCTTCCTTGCCCGTCGAGACGGGGTAGTCGAGCGTCTGGATGAAGCCGCGCGTGATGAAACGGTACAGGACGAGCAGCGTCGCGTGGTCGAAGACCTCGTCGAGGGTCTTGCGCTCCTCGTCCTCCTTGCCCTTGTTCGGTCCGCGCAGGCGCTCGATGCCGCCTTCGACGACGTCGAGCCAATCCTCCGGGAGGTCGGGGTCCGCGTCGCCGCCGCCGGTCGCCCGGTGACGGACCTCGCGCACGCGGGGCAGGGCTCAGCCCTCCTGGGAATCGACGTCGGAGGGCATGAGAACCACTAGAAGACGTCGATCTGCTTGGGGATGATCTCGCGGCGCGAGAGCCACGCCGCCTGCGTCTTCGTGTATCGCCAAACCACGTCCGCCTTCTCGTTCTGGAAGCTCCAGGGCTTCACGATGACGAGGTCGCCTTCGCGGATCCACATGCGGCGCTTCATCTTGCCGGGGATGCGCGCGACGCGGCTGTTGCCGTCCTCGCACATGACCTTGAGACGGGAGCCGCCCAGGAGCTGGTCCGCGATGCCGAAGAGCTCTCCGAGCTTCTTGTCGGGGAGCCTGACGCGAACAATCTCCTCGCCCTCCAGGTCGGGGGCTTCAAAGGCTTCGTCATCGGGCCCGGGCATCGGCCGTGCTATGCCCGGTCCGTATTTAAGAGTTTATGGCTGGCCCGGGGGATGCGTGACGCGCGCCCCGTCCGCTCGGACACGGACAGGCCGACATCGCCGGAAAGGGTTCAGGCGCCTGAAGCCCCATCCCCGGCGCGGGAGGCTTCACCCTGCAGTCCCGCGTTTCGCGCCTCGCCGCCGCCCTCGCCGCGCTTCTCGTCGCCGCCGCCGTCGTCCACGCGGACCCGGCGGACGTGCGTCGCGAGACGAACGAGAACCGCCACGCGACGAACGACGCCGCGGGTCAGCGCACATGCCTCGTCGAAGCGATGAACGACGCCCCTTCCCCCGCTTGTCCGTTCGAGACTTTCGCGGGCGCCTTCGGCCCGCACGAGGGATACCTCGTGCTCGACGTCTTCAACGGCTACTACGGCCCGGCGCGCGCGCCGGACCCCGCGGCCCTCGAACGCGGCGACGCCGCGGCCTTCGTGTTCGGCGCGCAGCCCGGGTCGCACATGAACCTCCACCGCGCGTCGGGCGGCCTCTTCGCCGAAGCGCTCCTCCCCGGCCCCGCGTGGTGGCGCGCGTGGTACGGACCGTGGGAGGATCGCGACGGCGACGACATGATCGACTTCCGGCCGCGTTTCCAGGGTAGCGCAGTCGTTGGCATGGAGCCCGACAACGAGTGGATCCCCCTTCAAGGCTCCACCGAGACGATGTACGCGTGGGTCGAGCCCGGCGCGCACCAACCCGCCTACGCGACGCACGCGCCCGGCCCCGACCAGCCCGACTTCGACTTCAAGCCGTCCGCGAACTCGCTCTGGTCGAGCACGAGCGGTCCGACCACGACGTTCTACGACGGGTCCGTCCTCACGACGTACACGATGGTCACGGTGACGAACCCGACGCTCGCGCCGAGCTGCGACGAGCGGGGTTGCCGACCCTACACGCCATCGACCCGCTCGCGCGCGGACATCGACGTCTACGCCTCCCTCGCGCCGGGACCCGTCTCCGCGCTCTACGAGGCGTTCGCGACCGGCACGGTGCACACGCTCCCCGCGCCCGGCTTCGCGCTCTGCCCGCGCGGATGCGCGGGACCGCCCGTGCCCGTCGACGGCGCGGCCCGGCCGTACGCCGGGCTCGTCGAAGGCGCGGTCTACGCGCCCTACGCCCAGGAGACCTCGATCGATCCCGGCGACGCGCGGCAGGCGTCGCACGCCTCCGGGGACGCGGCGCGTTTCCGGGAAGGCTTCCGCGCATGGATCGACCTTGTGCCCACCGTCGGCGTCGGCGACCGGCAGTTCCTCATGCCCGGCCGCGCGGACGACGGGCGCCCCACCATGATGCCCGGCAAGCTTTCCTGGAGCGTCATCGTGGGCGTGTGGTTCGACGCGAACGAGGACGGGTTCATCGGCGCCGTCGAGCGCGCCGATCCCTACAAGTCCGGCACGAATCCGTGGCCCGACGACTACGGGAACGCGCTCGGCGAATTCCTCCCGCACACCGTCGTGAACCCGCTCGGCCCCATCTCCGCCGATCCGAAGGAGATCTTCTGGGTCACGCTCACGCCCGACGACACGTGGGGCCCCGCGGGCGTGTTCATCGGCACGGGCGCGGGCAACCCGATGCCCGTCACGACGTCCACGAACCCGCCCGGCGCCGAGGCGCGACCCCCATCGGAGTGGCACGTCACGGGAACCGAGAAGGCCCGCTTCCCGCTGCGCCTCTCAACGACGGCGCCGGGCGTCTACCTCTCGACGCTCCACGTCTGGATGCCGCAGGGTAGCCCCGGCTTCACGCTGTGCACGCCCACGCCCGCCGACACGGGCGGCGCGCTCATCCTTGAGATGCAGCAGGACGGCGTCGACGTCGACGAGCGCGTGTGGGACTGCGATCACCTGCCGCGTTGGACGCGGTGATGGACAAGAGGGCGGCCACAGTCTTTATGAAACCTTCCGGGGGTGGAGGCGCGAGGCTGACCCCTTGACCCCGCCCCGTCCCCTCCTCCTCGCGAGCGCGCTCGCGCTCCTTGCCCTCGCCTTCGCCGGCTGCATCGCGACCCCGAGCGGTCCCGAAGTCCAGCCCGCGGGCGACGCGGAGGTTCCGGCCTTCGAGCCGTTCACCGTTCCGAAGCCCGATTTCGACTTCTCGAAGCTCGTGGACCCGGACCACGGCCCCGCGCACGCGGTCCCGACCATCCACGCGGGCTCGCACGGCTTGACGCTCGTCGGCCACACGGGCGTCGGCGGCATCCTGCCCCCGGGCGTCCGCGGGAGCATCACGCAGATCGACGTCCAGGGCAATTGGACCGTCGTCTCCGGCATGGAGGGCGGCCTCGCATTCGTCATCCTCGACACCTCCGACCCGAAGGCCCCGAAGCCGGTCTCCTGGGTCCCCTCGGCCGCGGACGGCTGGACGGCGCGCTTCAGCGACGACGGGGAGTACGTCTTCTACGGTTGCCAGATGGTCCTCCCGACGGCCGTCGTCGTCGGCGACTGCCGCGACGCGACCGCGCCGCACGCCCCGAGCACCCCGCCGTCGGGCATCGCGGTCTACGACGTGAAGGACAAGGCGAAGCCCAAGCTCGTGGACTTCCTGCCCACGGCCGGGTCGCACAACATCCAGGTCGCGACGATCGACGGCGTGGACTACGTGTTCACGAGCGCCGTCACGATCCTCAAGTTCGACCGCGCCGAAGGCAAGCTCACGGAGATCGCCAAGGTCCCGGGCCGCCACGACGCTTCCGTCGCGAAGCACCCGATCACGGGCGACTGGATCCTCTACACGGGCACGAAGGAACTCGCGATCTACAAGGTCAACGACCCCGCCTCCCCGGAGCTCCTTCACCAGGGCGCCGTCGGCGACTTCGCCGGGTGGCACGAGCAGACGCCCATCCCAGGCCTTATCAACGGGCGCGCCGTGATCGCGGTCGGCGGCGAGCAGTATGCGGACATCCAGGGCTTCGCGGACCGCGTCGGCCTCATCGACGTCACGGACCCCGCGAAGCCGGAAGCCCTCGGCACGTGGAAGCCGCCGTTCGCCCCGCGGCTCCCGTGGGCGAGCTACATGTACAGCATCCACGAGATGGCCGCGACGCCGCAGGGCCAGCTCGCGGTCTCGTGGTACCACGGCGGCGTGTGGGTCATCGACATCTCGAACGAGACGCGCCTCAAGGAGCCCGTCACGGTCGCGGCCTACATGCCCTCGAAGCCGATCAACGTCCTCCCCTCGACGTTCTTCCAAACGCCGGCCCCGCTCGTGCCGTTCGTGTGGAGCGCCGCGTGGGACGCGCGCGGGTACCTCCTCATCCCCGACATGCACACCGGCGTGTACGTGCTCGAGCCGGCGTGGGGGCTGCGGGACGTCGTCGACGGCGGCGCGTGAGGGCGCTCACGCAGTCCACACGACGACCCGGCGCGATGTGGCGAGAACCCGGGCATCGAACCCGTCGCCCCGTCCCCAGCAACTGCCCTCAGAGCGTCCGCTCCATGAACACAAGTGTTTCTGGAAGTCGAGCGGGATCTCGCTTCCTGAATAAGATTGGAATCCCGCCGCCCGGTACACCCCATGCGCCCGCGTCTTGTACGCCGAGCGGTTCGTTCGCCCATTGGAGGTCGTCCCAGAACAGAGCGCGAAGCGCGGCGCGGTCCTCGCGTCATAATTCGCCGCAACGCGGCCCTCCACCCGGTCCCGGTCCCGGACCCGGTCCCGGACCCGGGCCCGAATCCCGGTCCCGGCCCCGACTCCCGAGACCCGGCGCCCGTCACCCCGTTTCCCGCCTCCAAAACCTATAAAACACTCCGCCGCCTGCAACGCTTGCTCTCTCCATCCCCCTCAGCCCCTTCGCGCTCGCGAGGGGACCGAGCACCTTCGGGGTGGGAGCAGGAGCCACACAACCATGGCACAAGTCATCGAAGTTCTGGTGGATGGCGGGAAGGCGTCGGCCGGCCCGCCGCTCGGCCCCGCGCTCGGACCGCTCGGCGTGAACGTCATGAAGGTCGTTCAGGCCATCAACGAGAAGACCCGCGACTTCTCGGGCATGAAGGTCCCGATCAAGCTCACGGTGGACCCGAAGACGAAGGACTTCGAGATCACGGTCGGCACGCCCCCGACGTCGGCGCTCCTCATCTCGGAGCTCGGCATCGCGAAGGGCTCCGGCGACATGAAGAACGTGAAGGTCGGGAACCTCACGATCCCGCAGGCGATCAAGGTCGCCCGCATGAAGCAGGACGCGCTCCTCGGCGCGACGCTCAAGAAGAAGGTCAAGGAAGTCCTCGGCACGTGCGTCTCGATGGGCATCACCGTCGAGGGCCAGGACCCCCGCGTCGTCCAGAAGGCCATCGAGGCCGGCGAGTACGACGCGATCTTCAACAAGGAAAAGTAGGACTTTCAGCGCCACTCCGTCGCACGGGCCTTCGGGCCCGTGCGACTCCGTGCCAAAGGAGGGGGCTATCCGCCCCCTCCTCTGGACTCCGCACGAACCTGCGGGTTCGTGCTCGCCGCGGCGTTCCGCCGAACGCAAGGCGAAGACGTTCCGCAGAACGTCGCCGCCGCGGCGGCGTAACGCCGCGGCCCCTCCCGTGGACCAGGGGGCTGCCGCCCCCTGGACCCCCGACCCAAACCCGCGTCGTGTCCTCTATCGGCGTGGATCTTGTTTTCACTCTCTGACTCGTACTCACACGGCGCGCTTCGCGGCGGAGGAGTTCTTCCCGGCGGCCGTTCCGATCGGCTTCGTGAGGCGGCCGTACTTGCGGCGGGGCATGACGCCGCGATGGACTCGAGACGACAAAAGCGGATCAGTCGAAGCGATGCTTCCCGTCGAGTTCAGACCGCCCGGTCGAGCTCGACGACGAGCTTCGCGGCGCGCTCGCGCACGAGCGGCGAGGGGTGGCCGCGCAGCGGGGCGACGGCGTCGCGGACCGCTTTGCGGGCGTCGGCCGCGCCGGGGCCGCGCGCGAGGTCGGCCGCGGCGAGGAGGAGCGCCTTCGCGACGGGCTCGCGGGGCTTGCCCGAGAGGCCCTTCGAGAGAAGCGGAAGGATGGCGGCGCTGCGCTCGGGGCTCGTCCCGCCCCAGCGGCCGAGCACCATGTAGACGGCTTCGGCGAGCTCGGGCTTCGGGCGCTTCGAAAGCACCGCTTCGAGCACGCGCACGCCGTCGCCGTCGAGGCTCGCGGGGGCGAGCGGCACGATGTCGTTGAAGGCGCGCAGGATCGCCTCCATCGCGCGAGAGTCCCCCTGGGAGGACGCGATGCCCGCGACGAAGACGGCCGCGTGCGGGGCGAGGTCGGCCGAGTGCGCGGGGGCAATCTCCTGGAGCGCCTCGGCTGCGCCGGCCTTCACGTTGGGCTTGTCATGGTTGAGAAGCGGCACGACGCGCGGAAGGAGCGCCACGTCGGCCTTGAGCGCGTCGGCGAGGATCTTCGCCCCGCCCTTCGACCCGTTCATGGCGCGCTGCACGAACGCGTCCACGGGGTCGTCCGGGACCTTGCTTTCCCGCTCCACCGGCACGCGCCTCCAAGACCCTCGGGGGTTCATGAGCTTGTCGAGTTTTCCGACAGGGAGCGGGCCCACGGCCGCAAGGGAGGAAGTTTATGCCCGACGCGCCCATGTCGAAGCGTGCACCCGGACGTGGAGGCGCTCACCGCCATCGCGCGCGAAGTCGCGGGCGCGGTTCGCGCAGCGCCGGTGGACGGATTCGGCCGCGTCGTCGGCATGGGCGCGGACGGCACGTTCACGAAGGCCGTGGACAGCCTCGCGGAGGCGATCATCCTCAAGCACGCCGAGCGGCGGGGCTGGAACGTGCTCTCGGAGGAGGCGGGGGAGGTCGCCTACGGCGGCGACCGGCTCCTCGTCGTGGACCCGATCGACGGGACGACGAACGCGAGCCGCGGCATCCCGCTCTATTGCATCTCGCTCGCGCTCGGGCGCAGGCGCCTCTCCGACGTGGATTGCGGCGTGGTGCTGAACGTCGCGACGGGCGACGTGTACGCCGGGGTGCGCGGCCGCGGCGCGACCCTGAACGGCGAGCGCATCCGCACGCGGCCCTACGATCCGGACGACCTCCTCGTCGCGCCCACGCTCGGCAAGTACGCGGGCCCGAAGGCCATCGCGCTCGCGCGGCTTCCCTTCAACGTCCGCTCGTTCGGCGCTGCCGCGCTCGAGATGTGCTTCGTCGCCTCGGGCGGGCTCGACCTCTACTTCTACGCGCCGGAGCGCATGCGCGTCATCGACGTCGCCGCCTCGACGCTCATCGTCCGCGAGGCCGGCGGCCGCGTGCTCGACGCGCACGGCGCGGAGCTCGAGATGGATCTGTCGCTCAAGCCCCGCACGAGCGTGGTGGCGGCCTCGGGTCCCGAGATGCTCTCGGCGATGGAAGGGGTGCTCACGTGAGGATCGGCATCGCGACGAAGCCCGACGACCCGCGCCGCGTGAAGATCGCGCGGCACGTCCACGATTACCTCGCGGGCAAGGCGGACCTCGTCGTCCAGCCGGAGGTCGCGAAGCAGTTCGACGGCGTGAACGTCGCGGCGCAACCCATCGAGGACATGCGCGTGGACGCGATCGTCGCGGTCGGCGGCGACGGGACGCTTCTCCACACGCTGCAGCTCAACCCCGCGCCGATCTTCGGCATCAACGTGGGCGAGCTGGGCTTCCTCACGGAGATCGAGCCGATCGAGCTTTCCGACGGACTCAACCGCCTCCTCTCGGGCGACTACTTCGTCGAGAGTCGCCTGAAGCTCAGCGTCACGCTCAACGGCAAGGCGCTCCCGAACGCGACGAACGAGGTCGTCGTGAAGTCGAAGCGCGTGAGCAAACTCGTGTCGTTCGACCTCGCCTGGGGCGAATGGGACCGGCTCGCGATCCGCGCGGACGGCCTCATCGTCTCCACGCCCACGGGCTCGACCTCGTACGCGATGAGCGCGGGCGGACCCATCGTGGATCCCCGCGTCGACGGCATGATCGTCGTCCCGCTTGCCGCCTTCAGCCTCGCGTCGCGACCCATGGTTCTCCCGAGCACCGTCGATCTCGCGATCCGGATGCTCCACCGCGAGAAGGAGGCGATCGTCGTGGTGGATGGTCAGTTCGAGCAGGACATGAGCCCCGATGACGAGCTGCACGTCGGCGCTTCGCGCGAACGCGCGAGGTTCATCCGGTTCCGCAACCAGTTCATGACGCGGCTTCGCGAACGCCTGCGCTGATCAGCGCTCGACGTCGACCGTGGACCATCGCTTCGCCTCGGAAGCGGGCACGGGGCCTTCGAGGATGCCCTGCTTCTCCCACGTGTCGTAGATGGCGCGCAGGTAACGGCGCCACACCGCGCGAGGCACGCGGACCCGACGATCCTTGTACCAGGCAAGGACGTCGCGGTTGCCTTTGGATGCCCGGCAGCTTTCGCAGGCGGGGACGAGGTTGGAAGCGACTTCCAGGCCTCCCTTTTCCAACGGAACGAGCCACTCGCCTCCCGGCGCCGCTTCGATCCCGTCGAAAAGGCAGCGCGCGGGGTCCTCGACTTCATCGAAGCGCAGAGGTCCCACGCGGAGGGTCTTGACGCGATCGAGGATGAACCTCGCGTCCCCGGGACGGCGCGCGGCGACGGCCTCGAGCTTCGCGGCCTCGTAACAGAGGAGGTCGCGGCACGTCTTCACGTACGCGGGCGGCATGGAGACCCTCCCGCACTCCGAGACGACCCACCCTGCATAGCTTTGCCGATGGTTTGAGGGCATTCCCGCCGTTTCGGAAGCTATTTCGCGCGGCGCCGCGTCCCCCGGATCGTGGGTTTCCTGCGGCGTCTCAAGCGCTTTTTCGGCTCCACGACGCCCGAGGATCACGCGCCCGACCCCGCCGCGGAACGCTTCGCGGACGAGACCGAGGACGAAGAACCGGAATATGTCCGCAAAGTCACCAAGATCCGCCGCGACGTCCTCGAGATGGTGTTCGAGGCCGCGAAGGCTTCGCATCCGCACGAGTTCGGCGGGACGCTGCGCGCGGAGGGCGACACGGTGACGGAGCTCATCCTCGTCCCCGCGACCATCGGGGGCGAGCGCCACGCGCTCCTTCCGCTCTACAACCTGCCGGTCGACCCCTCGATCATCGGAACCGTGCACAGCCACCCGAGCCCGTACGCGATCCCGAGCGACGCGGACCTCAGCCTCTTCCGGTATTTCGGCCACACGCACGTCATCGTCGCGAACCCATACCGCCACGGCACGTGGCGCGCGTACGATCACGGCGGACGCGAGATCGAACTCGAGATTGTCGAGGACTCGTTTTGACCGAGGACGTCGCGCTCCGCGCGCTCGGCGCCCTCGTCCTGGGGGGCCTCGCCTTCGCCGTCGTGCCGATGGGCTTCCTCGCCTGGCTCATGCTCAAACGGGAGGACGTCCCCTCGCTCACGGCCCTCGGATTCGCCGCCTTGGTCCTCGTGGCGGAGATCATGTCATCCGGCATCGCGCGGCCGCCCCCCGAGATGGCGGGCCCGTGGACCCTCAGGACCGCGTTCGGGACCGCCTTCGTCCCCGGGATGGGGGCCATCGCGGCATATGGCCTCCTGCGCTACCATGAGCGGCGAAGGAGCCAAACGCGGGGAGGCCGATCCTGAGGCAATGAGCGAACCCAAGCGACTCTACCGCTCGCGGACCGATCGGGTGATCGGCGGCGTGTGCGGCGGCCTCGCAAAATATCTCGATGTGGACCCGACGATCGTCCGGCTCGTGACGGTGCTCGTGATCCTGTTCACCGCGCTCGTGCCGGGCGTCATCGCATACCTGGTCGCGCTCCTCGTCATGCCGGAGGAGCCGGCGGGCGCGGCTCAGCAAGGTTGATGCCCGGTCACGGGCCGTCACCGGTCGTGGACGTCGACCGCCGCGAGCTTCGCGGCAAGGCCTTCGCATGCCTCGATGGCTGCGGATTCTGCTGCACGTTCCAGCCGGAGGTCTCGTCCGCGGAGGCGCGCGCGCTCCGAACCCGCGTCACGCCGCTCAAGCTGTTGGCGCACGGCGATCGCTCGTACCTCGCGCTCCAGGGGGGGTGCGGCGCGTGCTCGCTCCTCAGGGACCGCAGCTGCACGGCCTATGAGGCGCGGCCGCTCCACTGCCGCACGTTCCCGTTCCACCTTTATTTCGGCGCGCGCGTCGAGGCGTACGTGAACTGGACGTGCCGCGGCGTCGAGTCGGCCCCGGGTTCGCTCGATGCGGCCTTCGAGGCGTCCATCGCGAGCGTGGCGCGCGAACGCCTCGCGACGCTCGTCGAGGAATCGCGCGCGAGCCACGCCGAGTTCCGTCGACGCGCGCGCCGCGCCCACGCCTGGGGAGACGCCGCGGCCGCGCTCGCGGGCATCGTCGCGCGCGGCGGCGAGACATTCACGAGCGAGGGACTCGAAGCCCTCGCCCGCGAAGGGGGCGTCGAGGCCACCTCGGCGGACCTCATGGAGGAGGCGCTCGAGCCTTTCGAGGAGCGCGACGTCGTGCGGCGCCCGTTCTACCTCGCGCCCGACCTCGCATGGCTCACGGGAGAACGCGACGGCGACGGGCTCCGCATCCTCTCGATGGACGAAGCCGGCGGGTTGACGCCACGTGGCCGCGTCGCCGGCCTCGATCATGCGCCCGATCTCGAAGCCTCCGCGCGCGAGGGCCTCGCCCGCATCCTCGCGGCGCTCGCGGAGCGCGACCATTTCGTCGGCTCCGCCTATCACCTCGTCGACGAGGCGCGCTACCGGCTCTCGGTCCAGGAGGCGGTGGCGCGACGGGCCGCGGAAGTCGCGACCGATCTCGTGGTGCGCCACCGCATCGTCACGGCGCTCGCCCCGGATCGCGATGCGGAGGACGAGACGCGCCGCTTCTACG
The DNA window shown above is from Candidatus Thermoplasmatota archaeon and carries:
- a CDS encoding inositol monophosphatase family protein, whose amino-acid sequence is MHPDVEALTAIAREVAGAVRAAPVDGFGRVVGMGADGTFTKAVDSLAEAIILKHAERRGWNVLSEEAGEVAYGGDRLLVVDPIDGTTNASRGIPLYCISLALGRRRLSDVDCGVVLNVATGDVYAGVRGRGATLNGERIRTRPYDPDDLLVAPTLGKYAGPKAIALARLPFNVRSFGAAALEMCFVASGGLDLYFYAPERMRVIDVAASTLIVREAGGRVLDAHGAELEMDLSLKPRTSVVAASGPEMLSAMEGVLT
- a CDS encoding YkgJ family cysteine cluster protein, translated to MDVDRRELRGKAFACLDGCGFCCTFQPEVSSAEARALRTRVTPLKLLAHGDRSYLALQGGCGACSLLRDRSCTAYEARPLHCRTFPFHLYFGARVEAYVNWTCRGVESAPGSLDAAFEASIASVARERLATLVEESRASHAEFRRRARRAHAWGDAAAALAGIVARGGETFTSEGLEALAREGGVEATSADLMEEALEPFEERDVVRRPFYLAPDLAWLTGERDGDGLRILSMDEAGGLTPRGRVAGLDHAPDLEASAREGLARILAALAERDHFVGSAYHLVDEARYRLSVQEAVARRAAEVATDLVVRHRIVTALAPDRDAEDETRRFYDADFLDAPTIGGFL
- a CDS encoding KH domain-containing protein — translated: MTIIVIKIPQNRVGALVGPDGKVKREIEDRSGCYLGVDSESGDITIDDEKAFEPVLSLKVRDVVKAIGRGFSPEHAFRLFQDDSYLEIIDITDHVGKARKDIERVRARIIGTGGKTRRSIEEATGVQVSIFGKTVGIVGDVAEVALAREAVEMLLAGASHATVYKFLERKRKELRLHDMGL
- the mgtE gene encoding magnesium transporter, which codes for MDDILRARILGLIDAPRPIPEEVFEELQPFDVAEVLRDLEETRQPALLSLLPPGLAAGTLEHLDIDEQHDLLVAIGEATAKPVLEAMSDDALVDLVGSIHPRQASYVLRLLSDEQTAKVRELLTYPESSAGGRMTTAYIAVREHWTAARILDHIRAVGKEAEVAQDVYVVDRHGRLAGVTSLRDVILAPPAASVSEFMQANVIAVPAIADQEEAARTLAQYDFGALPVVSADRRLVGVLSSDDLLDVAEEEATEDIQKAASIEPLKMSYKRAGVWVLYRRRVVWLIALVVLSILSSGVIAAYESTLQAAIALAVFIPLLLASGGNTGSQSAALMMRALATQDVKMAEWASTFGKELAVGVLLGATLGVFSSLVGFLRGGWTIGLVVGLTMIAIVLAANLLGMALPFLLSKAKVDPAVASSPLVTSLTDVTGLVIYFSIATWVFASA
- the eif1A gene encoding translation initiation factor eIF-1A, whose translation is MPGPDDEAFEAPDLEGEEIVRVRLPDKKLGELFGIADQLLGGSRLKVMCEDGNSRVARIPGKMKRRMWIREGDLVIVKPWSFQNEKADVVWRYTKTQAAWLSRREIIPKQIDVF
- a CDS encoding Mov34/MPN/PAD-1 family protein produces the protein MGFLRRLKRFFGSTTPEDHAPDPAAERFADETEDEEPEYVRKVTKIRRDVLEMVFEAAKASHPHEFGGTLRAEGDTVTELILVPATIGGERHALLPLYNLPVDPSIIGTVHSHPSPYAIPSDADLSLFRYFGHTHVIVANPYRHGTWRAYDHGGREIELEIVEDSF
- a CDS encoding PspC domain-containing protein, which encodes MSEPKRLYRSRTDRVIGGVCGGLAKYLDVDPTIVRLVTVLVILFTALVPGVIAYLVALLVMPEEPAGAAQQG
- a CDS encoding 50S ribosomal protein L11; amino-acid sequence: MAQVIEVLVDGGKASAGPPLGPALGPLGVNVMKVVQAINEKTRDFSGMKVPIKLTVDPKTKDFEITVGTPPTSALLISELGIAKGSGDMKNVKVGNLTIPQAIKVARMKQDALLGATLKKKVKEVLGTCVSMGITVEGQDPRVVQKAIEAGEYDAIFNKEK
- a CDS encoding NAD(+)/NADH kinase, yielding MRIGIATKPDDPRRVKIARHVHDYLAGKADLVVQPEVAKQFDGVNVAAQPIEDMRVDAIVAVGGDGTLLHTLQLNPAPIFGINVGELGFLTEIEPIELSDGLNRLLSGDYFVESRLKLSVTLNGKALPNATNEVVVKSKRVSKLVSFDLAWGEWDRLAIRADGLIVSTPTGSTSYAMSAGGPIVDPRVDGMIVVPLAAFSLASRPMVLPSTVDLAIRMLHREKEAIVVVDGQFEQDMSPDDELHVGASRERARFIRFRNQFMTRLRERLR
- a CDS encoding serine protein kinase RIO; translation: MREVRHRATGGGDADPDLPEDWLDVVEGGIERLRGPNKGKEDEERKTLDEVFDHATLLVLYRFITRGFIQTLDYPVSTGKEGNVFHATAADGSSVAVKIYRTNTATFHNLMPYIEGDPRFGKIGRGHRDLVHVWAQKEYKNLQRLVEAGVRAPIPQAHLANVVIMEFVGTEGTPAPLVKDRPFDDAQKAYDAIVANYRRMYRDAGLVHGDLSEFNILHHHKAGTGCPAGDELVIIDVAQSVLVRHPFARELLERDAKNVARYFTKQGLKLSPDAVKADLRGPDPVEVKDDDEEEEDD